The DNA window AATATTTATGTTTTGTGATTGTCCAAAAATGCTTAAAATATTTTAACATATTTATTTTTTTAAAATAGATGGATATCCACTAATACTCCGACTATTATACAAACAAATGAATTTATATAATTATTTTAGTTATTGATTAAACTTGGTTGAATTGCTTTTAATCTTTCTACACCAACCTCACAGTATTTCTCTAACATCTCAATACCAATAAATTTTCTGTTTAATTTCTTACAGGCAACAGCAGTAGTAAAACTTCCAGCAAATGGGTCTAAAACTAAATCTCCTTCGTTTGTGTAAGTTTTTATTAGATATTCAAACAAGGCTACTGGTTTTTGAGTTGGGTGGAAATTTTTGTTTATACTTTTATTTATTTTAATTATCGACTTTGGATATCTTGTTCCATCATCTTTATTTCTAATTCTTAATCCTATTCCCAAGTGAGTTTCCTTTTTTTGATAGCTATTATTTATAGTT is part of the Patescibacteria group bacterium genome and encodes:
- a CDS encoding site-specific DNA-methyltransferase; amino-acid sequence: MKPLGKDNAAYVFTASQPFTSKLVMSNLKWFKYEWMWEKQKASNFMSLKYQPAKYHENILVFSRNKHIYNPIKWLVAKHKIDKRKTINNSYQKKETHLGIGLRIRNKDDGTRYPKSIIKINKSINKNFHPTQKPVALFEYLIKTYTNEGDLVLDPFAGSFTTAVACKKLNRKFIGIEMLEKYCEVGVERLKAIQPSLINN